Within Lolium rigidum isolate FL_2022 chromosome 5, APGP_CSIRO_Lrig_0.1, whole genome shotgun sequence, the genomic segment TGCTGGTATTCAGGCTAATGACTGCACATAGCAAACACATGTTCCCTAGCAAAAGAGTCTTCGAATTTTTCACCTTTGCGGACTTCGACTCGAGAGTTTCATCTCACAAGCTGCTGATTTCTCTATAATCATCTCGCTTCAGATCTACCAAACAAACCAAGATGTATATTGTTACTGATCAAAATCTCGAAATATACTCATAAATCATGTGAAATAGTATCATTTATTTACAACTAATCAGTTGCACAATGTCGAACACCTCTAAATGGGAGTCCCTGATGATGATGACCTCGTCCCCGACAGAACAAGCTGCCAAAGTACCAAGTTGATGCCAAACAAGCGGTTGATCCTTCGATGCTCCCCGGTTTACTGGTGATCTCTATTCTAGACCTTAAGAATTTCCCAAGTGCCTTTGTGGTGGATTCCTTTTCATGGTGGACACTTCGAGTATCTCTAGTAGACGCCCTAAAAGGGCAAATCCTATAAAATGTTGCAGTTTTAGAGGAGaggcacaaaaaaaaaaaaacagcacagGCAGATGCCACCACTGCCGCTCCTTTCAGTCTGGCGCCCCGCCATCGTATCCTCCAAGTCTGAGGCCTAAGAGGAACTCCTGCCGCATCCACGCCCGAGCAGGACCTGCCCACACAGATCCCCCACCGGCCTGAGTCCCTGCCGAAGCCGCCTTGTCTACTTCCATTGACGGGGACGCGGATAGTTAGCCACTTGGCGCAGTCAGGTGGACTCTTAAGACGACGTAATTTTTTCTAGGGTTTAAGGGTTTAGTCGCTTGTGGACTTTTGTGAAAAATTGCCGATGCGATCGTTTTGCAAATTTTCTCTATTTCCCAGTGTGCCTGCGATATGCAGTCCGAGTTTAGGTTGTGTGTTGAAGGTAAGATGTGTCTATTAGAAGATCCAAACTTTACAATCAGGGAGAAGAACAAAGCCGATGAAGAACGcaagaggagaggagagaagatGGAACTAGCACAGGAGGCAAACAAGAAGATGCAGGAAGAAGCGAAGTAGATTCGAGAAGAAAATATCCAAACGGGGCTGAATTTGGCAGATATCTCATGAACACAAGATGAAGGCAGATGCAGCCAAGTTTTTTTTTATTGAATGCAGCCAAGTTGAAGCTGaagaagataaaaaaaattatggaAATGTGTCTACGTTATGCATTGGCTACTATTGTAATCCTAGTCGCTGTTGTACCCGCAGTTTTAGGATTATCTAGATGCATGTAGTTGTCTGAAcatttaagcaagtttaaaacatttCGAGTTTATTTCAGATATCAAATGGAGCTTGCATGATCAAAGAATTGAGAAATGCAGAAAACCAGCCTCTGACTTTGCACCAGGCTGCAGGGTATGTAAAAGTGTGCAAAACTATTAAGACGAGCCTCTAGATCAGTTTTAGAGGCCCAAAACTTGGGGCATctggtagagatgctctaagacatcATCCTTCTAGTCTTGTCTATCTTCATGGTGTTGATCTATACCTCTACAAGCTAGATTCCCTGGGCTTTTTAAAATTGGAAATGATCAGGTTGTTTCTGTAGCTGTGATGGCTGACAGGAGATGACAGTTGATCTTCAGAAGATAGATGAGTGCGGGACTGCAAGGGAAGATGAGAGTCTTGTAAAATTTGTTGATGGAGGTGCTGATGTGAgggatgtcgatggatgaagctgGAGAAGGAGCATGTCCTGATATTCATGCAGCTCTGCTTGATGTCCCGGTTGAGCAAATGAGTGCAGCTGGTCTACTTTTGAACTTATGGAAGACAAGAAATAGTGCTTGTTTTCAAAAAACTTATACTCCCTCTGTCACTaaaaaagctgctcaactttgtctagatatgaatgtatacagacattttagttatagaatatagatacatccgaatctagaaaaagttgagcagctttttttggaacggagggattACTTAATAACCCTACTGATGTTATTTACTCTCTTTGTTGATTGCTGGATATTTGGAAAATCCTTCACAAAGAAAGAGCTCGCGGAGCACTGCAGCTGGTGCCTGATCATCTCCGCGATGTGGCAAGTGAAGTTTATGGACGTTGACATGGCTGGGCCCTTTGTACAAAAAGGATCAGCGGCAGTTGATTCCTAGAACCAGGGGTTTCAAATACGCTAACGATGAGAGAGCTTGTTCTGTTATCACTTAAGCAAACTACTAGAGATTATTTTTGCTTTCCTCTGCAAAATGGTTTAAGTTCTGTAGCTTTCTGGTGGTTTGGATGGACAAGTAGTTTGGTTCTTAATAGCTAGAAAATGCATTATGTTGAGGAGATGCGCTGACTTGTAATAATTTATAGTTCTTAAGACTACTCCCTGTTACAGACTCCAATTCATTCAATAAAATTTGGGACCATGTGCCCTCGTTGATAAAAAAGTAAATGCATTCATGATGTTTACTCATTTAGATGGTAAGGTCAACAAGTATATGTTTTCTGAGATCAAGATGGCACTGCATTGAGCGAACATTAGTGCCTAGCACACTTTCTAAATTGATGAACAGGTTAGACATTGTGGTCAGGGCAGGTCACATTTAGGTACCATGTATTGCTCGGAGCAAAACCCTAATTGTCATGCTTAGATACCATGATTTTCTCTGAGACGTTTAGCTTGGTTTTGTTACTGTCGAATTTAGTATTAGCCAAATTGGCAATTAACTGTTCTTTAGGTATTCTCCTCCTTCATATTTACCTTTTCTATTTTTGCTAATAAATGATGAACTAcaaaaagatttttttttccgTGTCACAGCCGATTACTCCTTATCCATCTTTGAAATAGGTAGAAAGGTCGTCGATCAGTGATTTACTCAGAAAAAATCCCAATATTGATAGTACCATAAGATATAATCTTAGACTCTTAGTCTTAGCCAGTTTGATATTGTGATTACTCAGTGGCGATATTTTTCCGGGGATAGTACCATGAGAATTCAAATGGCTCACCTGATATTTTTCTATACAATTTTTATGGGGAAACTTTTCAagtaaattcctggtttagaaagAACATGCAAAAGGATCACGCCCAATAGCATACACATCTTAGCGCATCATTACTTCAGAACCTTACAGTGCCCAACATGTATGGTCTTGCAGAAAAACTATGTGCCAAAACCATCAGAATCAATTAGTAAACTCAATTTTTCATACATATAGCCATTGTTCAAAACAACCAGCATTATAAGCTAAGTGAAGAAGTACCATCTCTGTGCTAGAAAAGATGAGCGCAAACCTTGTTGCGAAGGCCTCACAGGTATGTAATCCCACACGGCGCAAATCCATCAGTGAGCCAAACCCAAATCCGCAGAAGTTCAGTCACACCAACCCGGCATTCTTCTTCATCTCCTGTTCCCTCTTGATATCCTTTTTCTTCCTCATCTTTGGTCTCGGTTTGATGTTCCGGTGCTGCAAATGCTCGGCCTGGAAGGCGACCATCGCCCTGAGCACCCTCACCATCGTCTCCTCGATCTCCGCGCCTCTTCCCTCCGGCTCCAGCAGGCGCAGCGCCCTTGCGGCCGCCTCCATTGTGCTCATGCACCCCTTATGCGGCTCCTTCTTGACCACGAGCTCCGACTCGAACATGCTGTCCCCGTCGACGCCGCTGTCGACGGGCAGGGAGACGGGGACGACGAAGGAGGACAGGAACGGGAGGCTGGCGGCGTGCATCTCCTTGGCCTGCTGCCAGGtgccatcgaggaggaggagggtgggaTTGGCGCGCGCGGAGGGAGGGGTGGACCGGCACCAGGAGGCGAGGTCGGAGGCGGCGGGCGAGGGGAATAGGAGGAGGACGGGGTTTGGGGAGGGAGTACTGGGAAGGAGCggggtggaggaggggcggaggcggcggccggggaggaggtggaggttgGCGAGGCAGCGGGCGAGGAGGGGGAGGGTGGAGAGCGGGTTGCGGCGGAGGGCGTGGGggtggtggaggacgacgacggtgGCGGATGTGTGGAGCGGGGACGGCGGCAGGTGCGGGCAGAGGCAGACGCGGGACGGGCGGCCGCAGCCGGCGTGGCAGACGGCGCGGCCAGTTAGGGTCTGCTCGTCGCCGGCGTCCTCGtcggagacggaggaggagagtggCAAGTCCAAATCCATCTTGTGATTTTTGTCCATGGTTACTCGCTGAAGACAGGGTATAGCAGGGGCCGTGGCCCATTCATCCTAGTTTGGCCCATCAAAATATGAAAATTGGTACTTGAGGAGCGTGCGATTTTGGACGAATGAATCGGAAAtcgttaaaaaattgaaaattttgcaATGGTCTAGACGGTTCAGATTGCCTTGCTCTTTTATTTTTTGTAAAAAAGAACTTGACGTAAAATTTTAATATGTATGGCTCGACAAAGAATTCCTCAAATTTTAAATCAGCTAAAAAAAGTGTAACCATTGCAAGTGGACGAGTTACACCTTTCTCCAAACCACATTTGCTTTTTAATCGAGTGACTGAGATTTAAGAAAATCTCACGAGGAGCTGAAAGTTTAAGAATTTTATTTTCCCAAATTAGATATCACTATTGTAATTATCTATGAACTAACAAACTAAATAAACACGAAGGATTACTTTGGAAATGTTTAAAATTAAAAGTGCAAGAAAGAAAATATGCAAGAAAGCAAATGCTCTTTTGAGAGAAAGCTCAATTATGTATGCAACAAGAGGACTAGCTTAGGTGTGTACTTATGTGTGACAAATTTCCCGAGGGCGGCATAGACTTCATGacataaatattttttaaatagTATGGTGAGCATCTtatcaagttttagtctttttagaCGGAACGTAACATAGGTGTATCCACAGGCATAAGCAAACACACCCCTAATGATTGATCCCTAACCCATATATATGAGACAACTAGAGCTTCATTAAGACATAATTAAAATGTCCAACCATTGCTTTAAGTTATAAGGTCCCATATCATATAAACCCCTGCAATGAAACACTGAAGATTTGGGACAAGCTTGGTTTCTATCATCACCTGCTATCCATACTATCTTTCATTACATTAAGGTGCAACCCTATGAACCCACATATATGAGGTAATATCAGTCAAAGTTTTCATATTATTACCATCATAGAACCACATCATACCATAAAACTTGGCCAAATACTCATAGATACTATATAGAAATCATAACCAATTCATCTTATGTGCCCTTAGAAACATGCATGGGAAGCCACTCACAAAGGAGATACATTACAAAGATCAGACGTTTGATGGAGAGGAGGAGCTCGTTGAAGAAGCCGCGATGGTGGATATGGAGAATGCGCCCACAGCGGCAGCGCCCCCTTGGGACGGCAGCCCCTTGCCCCCCTCTTCCTTGGAGATGGTGCAAAGATAGAGGAGCTCTACCCCTCCTTGGTGGCTGCCAAGGGGGGATTTACGTGGCTTTGGCTTGGTGTTTCCAAAAGTAGGGTTTCCCCTCAATACATAGAGGTGAAAATGCAATCTAAATCATGTGATTGACACCCATTTGATCTAAGGGCTTTTGAATACCTCTAGAACTTTTCTAGGGACACCACTCTGTCCCCACAAGTCCATAAAGACGTGGCTTGGCTGAATCCATAATATATGGCAAGAGTTTGAGTCAATCacgttgacaaggtatcaacttgtcaatgcctacaagtagtagactagggtttcgttggatgtagagggcaagtagatctcgaaggtttcagccgaaaagtactcgacgatgtaaaagctagggtttgagaaacaatgattcgatcctttctttgtccctcgactcccccttatataggaggtggagccgagggattcgtgatacacaggtTTACAgaatccgggagggtttctaacccgtcccgcaagattacaaataatgcttcctattacaactctagcttttcttaatagtatcttgggcttccgaatcttcttatccttcgggtcgtgggccttcagtaaaccccgggtaccttcttcggcaggcccactggggatgcctatgtcagtagcccccgagattttgtttgaatcgtagtgtcagggaaaatctccacctttatatttatccGATAACTttgaactttaccacatatctttgcatacgaatttctatattgtacagggataatggtagttggggctagttcatctgacggatcaggtactagttaactgctctagtggcaatccgcaaaaacctacttcaagatcacgtccctggacatgatctcgggatactagtGTAAACTtcaacaggtgccgcttaaggtcttaccattctgtcgagtcccagtcatatttatcgggtacctaacgcgtccgtaggatttttcttcgtatatgttgatacggaaaaaagtagcaaaccgacgtcagagacggcgccacgccaaacagaacggatccggggtcttaccttcgcaaagttttgcggcattcagaaattattcgcaactttggcgttctgagaatatattgtcgagtgcttattcggctgttggaatagcacattttattgagtcaacagatgacttatattgctttcccgatgggagtatatgtagagttatttaaataactcgaaatatgctcacttttgcttcttctttttttctctcttttttataatttcatcgggcacgcgaacagcgttcccgatgggagtagcccccgaggctacagccaaggactagtgcttggttgtaggctcaacactttaatgcctcgtgtcgctatattgtcattctttctcgatcttttatacctatcgggtgcgcgaacagcgctcccgatgggagtagcccccgaggctatggacaaaCGCTTGCATTtgttcataggctctcgccatttctattttgccatacccaaattttttccttttttccaaagtagcccccgagcatttgggcaaaaacttgtatttgatcaaaggctctcgaaataatcaataatatCCTGCTGTCGATCTTCTTATGAaacttcatagccgagattttcttttatcaaggtgacatcattgctgatgatagccacgaccaaTTTATCGGGAAGACACGGGTAATTTTCTCTCTCTATCTTGCGGGCCCAGAAATCTCaccaatttgacacgtcgtgcaagtgggggacacacgtcctccgcttttctggCGCACGCGTCTGTAACGCCTTCATACTGAAATTACTTTGTTACCCTtattccacgtgtacaccatctaccTCGcattttctccatccaacggtgcgtcgattcaccgcacctttatttaaggtcatcgtcttcctccttccacactttcgctcgcgccgctcctctgctctcctctgccaaaatcTTTCCTTGCACCCCATAGTTCTTTGAGCTCCGCCACGCTCGCACTGTGctactgcgccattgttgatgccaccgcgcagactcaccaggcacaatACTCCACGAATCCACGATGGCTGCCGCGGATGCggggagcgctgagtgggagagatccaaaatctctgcccaagacatcaattTGCTTGAAGAAGCGGGGATCGGCAAGAAGCAATACGCATCTGCGCTTCcccggcgaagaaagctacccaacccctccaatggagtatcgggttagttttgttgatcatctcatccgtggcctctctgcccctattcacaattttcttcgagggttgcttttcgtgtacggattgcaactccaccatcttactcccaactctattctccacatctcgatctttatcaccctttgcgagtccttccttggagtccagcctaactgggctttatggaagCGCCTTTTTCTTTGTCGCCACAATGGCTCTGCCAACgtcacctataacataggcggcggcgttatctgcgttcgccctgatgtcgagtacttcgatgtcaaatttcctgattcagttcaagggtggcgcaaaaaatggttataTATCCACGAGGAAAACCATGGGTCtattgaagacaacattcctccttttgatggtgccgaaaaaatctaccgccgccgatcctgggatgcagaagctaccgccgaagaaaaagcggcgacagaggcactgatgactcgcatccacgaacTTCAAAGTACCCGTGGCCaagagttgtcaggtatccaaatcacggcgtatttccttaggattagagtgcagcctctgcaagctcgcaaaaatcccctctgaaaGTATGCTGGCAACGaagatgtggatcgcttgtcagtggatttgccggtcaaggatttagagaaacttgtccgaaaaatctcctccctcaacaagaaagatcctgtcccctcgtcttgtcgcttaaagccgtatagcgccaccaacgcgctcccagAGGTAATTCTCGTATGAACTATTTTTCTCGACTACTTATTTTTGTTGACATCCTTTGCATAACTTTcttgtcgacattcttctttttttgtagaaccatccagatcttgtttctcttcctccccttcctaaaggtggagaagtcgaagaacgggctgttgtcaccgacgacaaccagggtacttctcgccctgagagtgaagccgcaggttctcgaaaatctgcggtatcctctgaaaaagaagccgactctgaggccactgcctcgaaacactcccttcctcctgctgtttctccaaagaagaagaggaagaggaatgaagtcgaagattccggcacctccaaagccgaagaagttggtccttccgaagggaagacagctttcgacccttacttggatgcccttgtcagctcgtaagtccttaTTATCCTTTGTTGTTTATCTTGCAAAATACTTGTCGTCGTTTTTCCTTATATTGTCGACGTTTTATTGCAGTGGTGACAAGGaagaaaatccacctattgacgtggctgctcgaacgagtacgtcgcgtactttagttgtttcggatGTTCAGCTCGATGTggaggaaacttcgcctcctcaacgaacgtcgagcatccaactccacctgcaagcccccatgtcccttcaccaaagagggctagggtcgagccaGCCACAGAATCTGCTCTTCAACCTGGTGGCTCTGCAACTCCTCTTCTGGATAACGTAAGTTGCTTACTTCTCCTTTTTTGTACAAGAAACTTTTCGGTGCCTATGGACTCTCttcgttttttttttactttttgctgtCGACCTTTTTACCTTATTCGACACTTTCTTCTCTTTTTCCTTTATCAGCCCTTGATGCAGGAATTCATCcgccttggtacccaatttgttgggtaccacgATTACGCTAAACAAGCCGAAGGTAATACTCTTCTACTTCTTTTGGCAAATCgacgtcttcttccttttcctatCATGATTCTGATTTCTGTCGACTATTTTGGTTAGAAAATCTCGCGGAAGCCAACAAACATGCTGACACACTTGCTCGTAAACTGGAGAAAAGTGAAAAAGCTCctaagaaggctgaagcagatgccaaAAAGGCTaaggcggaggccgccaccgtcgaagatcttcgaagagAATTCATGAGGCGGAAACCTCTTTAAGTGAACATATTTCCGAACAATCTGCTCGCGGAGAGGCGATTATCAAGCGCCTGGCGTCGTAGAGCCGTCGCTTTGCCAGTAAGTGCCCAAACTATTTTGACTTCCTTGAACTTCTCCTGTCTTGCTTACTTATCAATAAATTTTTGCCTTAGCAGGAAAAACgggtcaagaatatgaacttagGGATCCTGAGAACGATccccttcttgacgcgctttctctccttgagattcatggagatgaGGCACGCGACGGTCTTGCTGAAGCTGAGGCGGGATTGTCGCAACTGTACCCTTACTTCTTCCTGAAGAAAGAACAACCCGCGCCGTTTCTTGCtcccgccaagtgcttcaatactcccgaaaatcttgggctcaaacttcatcaagaaggtttgaaggttggcgtGGAGGGCACTATTGCCCTAGTTGCCGATAGCCAACAAAATATCGACTGGACTAGGGTTGGCGACACGCAAGAGATGGAGACCAAGAAGTGGTAGTCGCTGATCAAGGTTGCGAAACCGAACTCGAAGAAGGTCCTCGCTTATCTTGGGTGCAAGCCAACTC encodes:
- the LOC124657773 gene encoding tRNA-uridine aminocarboxypropyltransferase 2-like, whose product is MDLDLPLSSSVSDEDAGDEQTLTGRAVCHAGCGRPSRVCLCPHLPPSPLHTSATVVVLHHPHALRRNPLSTLPLLARCLANLHLLPGRRLRPSSTPLLPSTPSPNPVLLLFPSPAASDLASWCRSTPPSARANPTLLLLDGTWQQAKEMHAASLPFLSSFVVPVSLPVDSGVDGDSMFESELVVKKEPHKGCMSTMEAAARALRLLEPEGRGAEIEETMVRVLRAMVAFQAEHLQHRNIKPRPKMRKKKDIKREQEMKKNAGLV